A stretch of Longimicrobium sp. DNA encodes these proteins:
- a CDS encoding NUDIX domain-containing protein, protein MRRVSQTAAGIVLYHARDGERRYLLVRSALTRRPIWEFPKGGVEAGETDEVAAERELREEAGLRVGDYRVLEGFRDEERYVFTQGRAEARTLIVKRVVYFVAEAFTDAVTISHEAEDFRWATFDEALRLLRFPGKRAVLERAEAFLAKRAEVPAA, encoded by the coding sequence ATGAGGAGGGTTTCACAGACAGCCGCGGGGATCGTGCTGTACCACGCCCGCGACGGCGAGCGGCGGTACCTGCTCGTCCGCTCGGCGCTCACGCGGCGGCCGATCTGGGAGTTTCCGAAGGGCGGGGTGGAAGCGGGGGAGACCGACGAGGTCGCGGCCGAGCGCGAGCTGCGCGAGGAGGCGGGGCTCAGGGTCGGGGACTACCGCGTGCTCGAAGGCTTCCGCGACGAGGAGCGCTACGTCTTCACCCAGGGGCGGGCCGAGGCGCGCACCCTCATCGTCAAGCGCGTGGTCTACTTCGTCGCCGAGGCCTTCACCGACGCCGTCACCATCAGCCACGAGGCCGAGGACTTCCGCTGGGCCACCTTCGACGAGGCCCTGCGGCTGCTGCGCTTCCCCGGCAAGCGCGCGGTGCTGGAGCGCGCGGAGGCGTTCCTGGCGAAGCGCGCGGAGGTGCCGGCGGCGTGA
- a CDS encoding deoxyribonuclease IV, translating into MLLGAHVSTAGGCRNAPARAAEIGATAIQIFTKQPNRWAEVTLSDEECDLYRGGLHTHGVSYANAHDSYLINLASPDPVLRDRSLAAFRAELLRAERLGLDALVTHPGNATDGDLARGLAQNAALVEQALEEVGGTVMVLLETTAGSGKVIGARFEELAEMIERVSPANRHRVGVCLDTCHVWAAGYDLVGDYEGVFARLGDVIGLDRLKLFHLNDSVAPFASRRDRHAAIGEGTLGEEPFRRLMTDERFAATPKVIETPKEGDDPKDLVTLDRRNLAKLRSFVG; encoded by the coding sequence GTGCTGCTGGGAGCCCACGTCTCCACCGCCGGCGGCTGCCGCAACGCCCCGGCGCGCGCCGCCGAGATCGGCGCCACCGCCATCCAGATCTTCACCAAGCAGCCCAACCGCTGGGCCGAGGTGACGCTCTCCGACGAGGAGTGCGACCTGTACCGCGGCGGGCTGCACACGCACGGCGTCTCGTACGCCAACGCGCACGACAGCTACCTGATCAACCTGGCCTCGCCCGACCCCGTGCTGCGCGACCGCTCGCTGGCCGCGTTCCGGGCCGAGCTGCTCCGCGCCGAGCGGCTGGGACTGGACGCGCTGGTCACGCACCCCGGCAACGCCACCGACGGCGACCTGGCGCGCGGCCTGGCGCAGAACGCGGCGCTCGTCGAGCAGGCGCTGGAGGAGGTCGGGGGGACGGTGATGGTGCTGCTGGAGACCACCGCCGGCTCGGGGAAGGTGATCGGCGCGCGCTTCGAGGAGCTGGCGGAGATGATCGAGCGCGTCTCGCCCGCGAACCGCCACCGGGTCGGCGTCTGCCTGGACACCTGCCACGTCTGGGCGGCGGGCTACGACCTGGTGGGCGACTACGAGGGCGTCTTCGCGCGGCTGGGCGACGTGATCGGGCTCGACCGGCTGAAGCTCTTCCACCTGAACGACTCGGTGGCGCCCTTCGCCAGCCGTCGCGACCGCCACGCGGCGATCGGCGAGGGGACGCTGGGCGAGGAGCCCTTCCGCCGGCTGATGACCGACGAGCGCTTCGCCGCGACGCCTAAGGTCATCGAGACGCCCAAGGAGGGCGACGACCCCAAGGACCTGGTCACCCTCGACCGGCGCAACCTGGCGAAGCTGCGGTCGTTCGTCGGGTGA
- a CDS encoding PAS domain S-box protein: MQDRKSPDASLAPIRSAARTTKTRARKAPAGAAPVRLLLVGGGDAAAAVRALLADDAAFQVEHAGGFEAGVRAAASCAPDAVLAPARLEGRTGVELARAAADAGCRAPVLLVARADDPAPAADALRAGAADVLCEEELTPALLQRAVRHAIERGRMDEELRESRGALAALLAHLPGMAYRCRNDRLWTMELVSEGCRDLTGWDPADLVGNAAVAWAELIHPADRERVWQAVQAAVAAGRAFRVEYRLRTRGGRERWVEEHGVAVRAGSEPVLLEGLVSDVTAHKQVEAALRRSGDYFRALIETSAEIVAVGNADGTLRYASPAVQRVTGYAPREWVKTPVLGAVHPDDVPAARAAFERLLAAPGGAEEAELRMRRRDGTWRVVELSARNLLDDPAVGGIVYNVRDITERRASEEALRRRERHFRSLIEMGQDVITVLEGDGDVRFASPSVQRVLGYEPRELVGGYLFEHVHPDDVPAALEGFDRAIRAPGEPQWTEFRVRHKDGDYRTLETIATSLLHDPDVQGIVVNSRDATERKQAEEALRLSQQQFLQAQKFDAIGRLAGGVAHDFNNLLTAIRGNAELLLLDIPPDDARREDVEEIRHAAERAAGLTRQLLAFSRRQVLQPRVLDLNAVVLDMERMLRRLIGEDVELVTRLERSAAHVRADPGQLEQVLLNLAVNARDAMPSGGRLIVETRNARLDEELKRTYPYVVPGSYVLLAVTDTGHGMDRETQERVFEPFFTTKPRGTGLGLSTVYGIVKQSGGYIWVYSEPENGTTFRIYLPPVEAPAEEAASGPGAAAPTRGAETVLLAEDEETVRRLARRVLQRSGYTVLEAADGEEALRVAGAHRGPIHLLVTDVVMPRLGGRDLAARLLAARPGLRVLYVSGYTEEAVQRHGVLDPGIGFLEKPFTAEALAERVRRALDEPAAAPAAEGPAPE, from the coding sequence GTGCAGGATCGCAAGAGCCCCGACGCTTCTCTCGCGCCGATACGGTCGGCGGCGAGAACGACGAAGACGCGCGCGCGGAAGGCGCCCGCGGGCGCGGCCCCCGTCCGCCTGCTGCTGGTCGGCGGCGGCGACGCGGCCGCCGCCGTCCGCGCCCTGCTGGCCGACGACGCCGCCTTCCAGGTCGAGCACGCCGGCGGCTTCGAGGCGGGAGTGCGCGCGGCCGCCTCGTGCGCGCCCGACGCCGTGCTGGCGCCGGCGCGGCTGGAGGGGCGCACGGGGGTGGAGCTGGCGCGCGCCGCGGCGGACGCGGGGTGCCGCGCGCCGGTGCTGCTGGTGGCCCGCGCGGACGACCCCGCCCCCGCGGCCGACGCGCTGCGCGCGGGCGCCGCGGACGTGCTCTGCGAGGAGGAGCTGACGCCCGCGCTCCTGCAGCGCGCCGTGCGCCACGCCATCGAGCGCGGGCGCATGGACGAGGAGCTGCGCGAGAGCCGCGGCGCGCTGGCCGCGCTCCTGGCCCACCTCCCCGGGATGGCGTACCGCTGCCGCAACGACCGGCTCTGGACCATGGAGCTGGTGAGCGAGGGGTGCCGCGACCTCACCGGGTGGGACCCCGCCGACCTGGTGGGGAACGCCGCGGTCGCGTGGGCCGAGCTCATCCACCCCGCCGACCGCGAGCGCGTCTGGCAGGCCGTGCAGGCGGCCGTGGCGGCGGGGCGCGCCTTCCGGGTGGAGTACCGGCTGAGGACGCGCGGCGGGCGCGAGCGCTGGGTGGAGGAGCACGGCGTGGCGGTGCGCGCCGGGAGCGAGCCCGTGCTGCTGGAAGGGCTGGTGAGCGACGTCACCGCCCACAAGCAGGTCGAGGCCGCCCTGCGCCGCAGCGGCGACTACTTCCGCGCCCTGATCGAGACCTCGGCCGAGATCGTGGCCGTGGGCAACGCCGACGGCACCCTGCGCTACGCCTCGCCCGCCGTGCAGCGCGTCACCGGGTACGCGCCGCGCGAGTGGGTGAAGACGCCCGTGCTGGGCGCCGTCCACCCCGACGACGTCCCCGCCGCCCGCGCGGCGTTCGAGCGGCTCTTGGCCGCGCCCGGCGGCGCGGAGGAGGCGGAGCTGCGCATGCGCCGCCGCGACGGCACCTGGCGGGTGGTGGAGCTCTCGGCCCGCAACCTCCTGGACGACCCGGCGGTGGGCGGGATCGTGTACAACGTGCGCGACATCACCGAGCGGCGGGCCAGCGAGGAGGCGCTGCGCCGGCGCGAGCGCCACTTCCGCTCGCTGATCGAGATGGGGCAGGACGTGATCACCGTGCTGGAGGGCGACGGCGACGTGCGCTTCGCCAGCCCCTCGGTGCAGCGGGTGCTGGGGTACGAGCCCCGGGAGCTGGTGGGCGGCTACCTCTTCGAGCACGTGCACCCCGACGACGTCCCCGCCGCGCTGGAGGGGTTCGACCGCGCCATCCGCGCCCCCGGCGAGCCGCAGTGGACGGAGTTCCGCGTGCGGCACAAAGACGGCGACTACCGCACCCTGGAGACCATCGCCACCAGCCTCCTGCACGACCCCGACGTGCAGGGGATCGTGGTGAACTCGCGCGACGCCACCGAGCGCAAGCAGGCCGAGGAGGCGCTGCGCCTGTCGCAGCAGCAGTTCCTGCAGGCGCAGAAGTTCGACGCCATCGGGCGCCTGGCCGGCGGCGTGGCGCACGACTTCAACAACCTGCTCACCGCCATCCGCGGCAACGCCGAGCTCCTCCTGCTCGACATCCCCCCCGACGACGCCCGCCGCGAGGACGTGGAGGAGATCCGCCACGCCGCCGAGCGGGCCGCCGGGCTCACCCGCCAGCTGCTGGCCTTCAGCCGCCGGCAGGTGCTGCAGCCGCGCGTGCTGGACCTGAACGCGGTGGTGCTCGACATGGAGCGCATGCTGCGCCGGCTGATCGGCGAGGACGTGGAGCTCGTCACCCGGCTGGAGCGCTCGGCGGCCCACGTGCGCGCCGACCCGGGGCAGCTGGAGCAGGTGCTGCTGAACCTGGCGGTGAACGCCCGCGACGCCATGCCGTCGGGCGGCCGGCTGATCGTGGAGACGCGCAACGCCCGGCTCGACGAGGAGCTGAAGCGCACCTACCCGTACGTGGTCCCCGGCAGCTACGTGCTGCTGGCGGTGACCGACACCGGCCACGGGATGGACCGCGAGACGCAGGAGCGCGTCTTCGAGCCGTTCTTCACCACCAAGCCGCGCGGCACGGGGCTGGGGCTCTCGACGGTGTACGGCATCGTCAAGCAGAGCGGCGGCTACATCTGGGTGTACTCGGAGCCCGAGAACGGCACCACCTTCCGCATCTACCTCCCCCCGGTGGAGGCCCCCGCCGAGGAGGCCGCCTCCGGGCCCGGCGCCGCCGCCCCCACCCGCGGCGCCGAGACGGTGCTCCTGGCCGAGGACGAGGAGACGGTGCGCCGGCTGGCCAGGCGGGTGCTGCAGCGGAGCGGCTACACCGTGCTGGAGGCGGCCGACGGCGAGGAGGCGCTCCGGGTGGCCGGGGCGCACCGCGGGCCGATCCACCTGCTGGTGACCGACGTGGTGATGCCGCGCCTGGGCGGGCGCGACCTGGCGGCGCGCCTCCTGGCCGCGCGCCCGGGCTTACGCGTCCTCTACGTCTCGGGCTACACCGAGGAGGCGGTGCAGCGGCACGGGGTGCTGGACCCCGGCATCGGCTTCCTGGAGAAGCCCTTCACCGCCGAGGCCCTCGCCGAGCGGGTGCGCCGCGCGCTCGACGAGCCGGCCGCCGCCCCCGCCGCCGAGGGCCCCGCCCCGGAGTGA
- a CDS encoding ATP-binding protein gives MTRARPWSLRREIVVGYSAILLVALTLFAAATYLILERALARTRTQSLRQSALAAEQIAIPPGIPRVAVLEERVKPGPGDVEAVRRRTRLATGEIVEIFVPSTGEVEKAALRSFAVIALLLIPVTALSAAAVGFSVANRLLQPLDRLVAALREIGIAGLSRRVDVPEHPAELRELSQSFNGMLQRLERAVEALKAFTADASHELRTPLTAIRGTAEVALARPRGAPELRQTLEEVLEETGTMLHLVEDLLTLARGDQAIGPVMERVDLASVLRDVQDIGAALAMGKPVEVRLDAPESLPATGAAGPLRRLFLNLVSNAVKFTERGAVTITAREVSPPFADGAGEARSRWVEVSVADTGCGIAPEALPRVFDRFYRADAAREKSGGTGLGLAIARMIVDQHGGQITARSQPGAGSTFTVRLPAH, from the coding sequence GTGACGCGCGCGCGGCCGTGGTCGCTCCGCCGCGAGATCGTGGTGGGCTACTCGGCGATCCTGCTGGTGGCGCTCACCCTGTTCGCGGCGGCCACCTACCTGATCCTGGAGCGCGCGCTGGCCCGCACCCGCACGCAGTCGCTCCGGCAGTCGGCGCTGGCGGCCGAGCAGATCGCCATCCCCCCCGGCATCCCCCGCGTGGCCGTGCTGGAGGAGCGGGTGAAGCCGGGGCCGGGCGACGTGGAGGCCGTGCGCCGCCGCACCCGCCTGGCCACGGGCGAGATCGTGGAGATCTTCGTCCCCAGCACGGGCGAGGTGGAGAAGGCGGCGCTGCGCTCCTTCGCGGTGATCGCGCTGCTCCTGATCCCGGTGACCGCGCTCTCGGCCGCCGCGGTGGGCTTCTCGGTGGCCAACCGGCTCCTGCAGCCCCTCGACCGCCTGGTGGCCGCCCTGCGCGAGATCGGCATCGCCGGGCTCTCGCGGCGGGTGGACGTCCCCGAGCACCCCGCCGAGCTGCGCGAGCTGTCGCAGTCGTTCAACGGCATGCTGCAGCGCCTGGAGCGGGCGGTGGAGGCGCTCAAGGCCTTCACCGCCGACGCCAGCCACGAGCTGCGCACGCCGCTCACCGCCATCCGCGGCACGGCCGAGGTGGCGCTCGCCCGCCCGCGCGGCGCGCCCGAGCTGCGCCAGACGCTGGAGGAGGTGCTGGAGGAGACGGGGACGATGCTGCACCTGGTGGAGGACCTGCTGACGCTGGCGCGCGGCGACCAGGCCATCGGCCCGGTGATGGAGCGGGTGGACCTGGCCAGCGTGCTGCGCGACGTGCAGGACATCGGCGCGGCGCTGGCGATGGGCAAGCCGGTGGAGGTGCGGCTGGACGCCCCCGAGTCGCTCCCGGCGACGGGCGCCGCGGGGCCGCTCCGGCGCCTGTTCCTGAACCTGGTCTCCAACGCCGTGAAGTTCACCGAGCGCGGCGCCGTCACCATCACCGCGCGCGAGGTCTCGCCGCCCTTCGCCGACGGCGCCGGGGAGGCGCGCTCGCGCTGGGTGGAGGTCTCGGTCGCCGACACCGGCTGCGGCATCGCCCCCGAGGCGCTGCCGCGCGTCTTCGACCGCTTCTACCGCGCCGACGCCGCCCGCGAGAAGAGCGGCGGCACGGGCCTGGGCCTGGCCATCGCCCGCATGATCGTGGACCAGCACGGCGGCCAGATCACCGCCCGCAGCCAGCCCGGCGCGGGGAGCACGTTCACGGTGCGGCTGCCGGCGCACTGA
- a CDS encoding response regulator transcription factor: MRILIVEDNLRIAGFLQKGLREEGYVVETAADGDQAFQKASTQGFDAAVVDVMIPGRSGLELVRDLRAAGVALPVLLLTARDRTEDKVEGLDSGADDYLTKPFEFSELTARLRALLRRSGGPGAPALLRAGDLEMDPATREVRRGAEAVELTPKEFALLEFLLRNVDRPLSRATLMEHVWGIRFDPGTNIVDVCINSLRNKLQDRDRELIQTVRGVGYVVRQPEPAP; the protein is encoded by the coding sequence ATGCGCATCCTGATCGTGGAAGACAACCTCCGCATCGCCGGCTTCCTGCAGAAGGGGCTGCGCGAGGAGGGGTACGTGGTGGAGACCGCCGCCGACGGCGACCAGGCGTTCCAGAAGGCCAGCACGCAGGGCTTCGACGCCGCCGTGGTGGACGTGATGATCCCCGGCCGGAGCGGGCTGGAGCTGGTGCGCGACCTGCGCGCGGCGGGCGTGGCGCTCCCGGTGCTCCTGCTCACCGCGCGCGACCGCACCGAGGACAAGGTGGAGGGGCTGGACTCGGGGGCCGACGACTACCTGACCAAGCCGTTCGAGTTCTCGGAGCTCACCGCCCGCCTGCGCGCCCTGCTGCGCCGCTCCGGCGGCCCCGGCGCGCCGGCCTTGCTCCGGGCGGGCGACCTGGAGATGGACCCCGCCACGCGCGAGGTGCGCCGCGGCGCCGAGGCGGTGGAGCTCACCCCCAAGGAGTTCGCGCTGCTGGAGTTCCTCCTGCGCAACGTCGACCGCCCCCTCTCGCGCGCCACGCTGATGGAGCACGTGTGGGGGATCCGCTTCGACCCCGGCACCAACATCGTGGACGTGTGCATCAACTCGCTGCGCAACAAGCTGCAGGACCGCGACCGCGAGCTGATCCAGACGGTGCGCGGCGTGGGCTACGTGGTGCGCCAGCCGGAGCCGGCCCCGTGA
- the lipB gene encoding lipoyl(octanoyl) transferase LipB has protein sequence MRDEPVQGNAKAWSMSIETVTDRRPLEVRRLGLVPYGEALAVQEDLVRRRRAGEAPDTLLLQQHPHVITLGSGAHAENVLVTPEQRARRGIELFETGRGGDVTYHGPGQLVGYPILDLKPDRCDLHRYLRDLEEVLIAVLAEYGLEGGRKEGLTGVWVADRKLAAIGVRVSSGWITSHGFALNVETDLSFFGAIVPCGIRDHGVGSIAEELGRPVPMREVEDAVVRAMERTFGYAAPG, from the coding sequence ATGCGCGACGAGCCGGTGCAGGGAAACGCGAAGGCGTGGAGCATGTCGATCGAGACCGTCACCGACCGCCGCCCCCTCGAAGTCCGCCGCCTGGGGCTCGTCCCCTACGGCGAGGCGCTGGCCGTCCAGGAAGACCTGGTGCGGCGCCGGCGCGCGGGCGAGGCGCCCGACACGCTGCTGCTGCAGCAGCACCCGCACGTGATCACGCTGGGCAGCGGCGCCCACGCCGAGAACGTGCTGGTTACCCCCGAGCAGCGCGCCCGGCGCGGGATCGAGCTGTTCGAGACCGGGCGCGGCGGCGACGTCACCTACCACGGCCCCGGCCAGCTCGTCGGCTACCCGATCCTCGACCTCAAGCCCGACCGCTGCGACCTGCACCGCTACCTGCGCGACCTGGAGGAGGTGCTCATCGCCGTCCTGGCCGAGTACGGGCTGGAGGGCGGGCGCAAGGAGGGGCTCACCGGCGTGTGGGTGGCCGACCGCAAGCTCGCCGCCATCGGGGTGCGCGTCTCGTCGGGGTGGATCACCAGCCACGGCTTCGCGCTGAACGTCGAAACCGACCTCTCCTTCTTCGGCGCCATCGTCCCCTGCGGCATCCGCGACCACGGCGTGGGCTCGATCGCGGAAGAGCTCGGCCGCCCCGTCCCCATGCGCGAGGTGGAAGACGCCGTCGTGCGCGCCATGGAGCGCACCTTCGGCTACGCCGCCCCGGGCTGA
- a CDS encoding trypsin-like peptidase domain-containing protein, giving the protein MKQTLRKLALPGVLTLGLGAGLTLAEAARDPIADAAAQQGGAAVQAPASAQALSSAFRQASRSALPGVVFIQVQAAGRNVGGTPFDELFGGRGGRVPPRQGSGSGFVIRPDGYVVTNNHVVEGASEVKVVLSDKREFEARVVGRDPNTDIAVLKIDARDLPTLPLGDSDALETGDWVLALGYPLQLGQTTTAGIVSAKGRSIGIMERNASATAPLEHYIQTDAAINPGNSGGPLVDLQGRVVGVNSAIASPTGFYSGYGFAVPINLARRVVDDLVKDGVVHRPMMGIEIRDVGTADAEVFRLPSPTGVVVAGEPRGAAREAGLKLGDVIVAIDGQPVRDQGELMEMVMRKTPGDRVAVDYVRYGDRRQATVRLTEMDTRSAAVEERGRAEPAESAEGRVGFSATEMTPQIAREIRSTRADGVVVDGVDPSGPAAGQLAVGLVIERFNGREIGSVADLRRAVDELRPGQVVSILARRPDGSQTIVNFRARN; this is encoded by the coding sequence ATGAAGCAGACTCTTCGCAAGCTCGCGCTCCCGGGCGTGCTCACCCTGGGGCTGGGCGCGGGCCTCACCCTGGCCGAGGCGGCGCGCGACCCGATCGCCGACGCGGCGGCGCAGCAGGGCGGCGCGGCGGTGCAGGCGCCGGCGTCGGCCCAGGCGCTCTCCTCGGCGTTCCGCCAGGCCAGCCGCTCGGCGCTGCCCGGCGTGGTGTTCATCCAGGTGCAGGCCGCCGGCCGCAACGTCGGCGGCACCCCGTTCGACGAGCTCTTCGGCGGCCGCGGCGGGCGCGTGCCGCCGCGCCAGGGCTCGGGCTCGGGGTTCGTCATCCGCCCCGACGGCTACGTGGTCACCAACAACCACGTGGTCGAGGGTGCCAGCGAGGTGAAGGTGGTGCTCTCGGACAAGCGCGAGTTCGAGGCGCGCGTGGTGGGGCGCGACCCCAACACCGACATCGCGGTGCTCAAGATCGACGCGCGCGACCTTCCCACCCTCCCGCTGGGCGACAGCGACGCGCTGGAGACGGGCGACTGGGTGCTGGCGCTGGGCTACCCGCTGCAGCTGGGGCAGACCACCACGGCGGGGATCGTGAGCGCCAAGGGGCGCAGCATCGGGATCATGGAGCGCAACGCCAGCGCCACCGCGCCGCTGGAGCACTACATCCAGACCGACGCGGCCATCAACCCCGGCAACTCGGGCGGGCCGCTGGTGGACCTGCAGGGGCGCGTGGTGGGCGTCAACAGCGCCATCGCCTCGCCCACCGGCTTCTACTCGGGGTACGGGTTCGCCGTGCCGATCAACCTGGCCAGGCGCGTGGTGGACGACCTGGTGAAGGACGGCGTGGTGCACCGCCCGATGATGGGGATCGAGATCCGCGACGTGGGCACCGCCGACGCCGAGGTCTTCCGCCTTCCCTCGCCCACGGGCGTGGTGGTGGCGGGCGAGCCCAGGGGCGCCGCTCGCGAGGCGGGGCTCAAGCTGGGCGACGTGATCGTGGCCATCGACGGCCAGCCGGTGCGCGACCAGGGCGAGCTGATGGAGATGGTGATGCGCAAGACCCCGGGCGACCGGGTGGCGGTGGACTACGTGCGCTACGGCGACCGGCGCCAGGCCACCGTGCGCCTGACGGAGATGGACACCCGCTCGGCGGCGGTGGAGGAGCGGGGCCGGGCCGAGCCCGCCGAGTCTGCCGAGGGCCGCGTGGGCTTCAGCGCCACGGAGATGACGCCGCAGATCGCGCGGGAGATCCGCTCGACCCGCGCCGACGGCGTGGTGGTGGACGGGGTGGACCCCTCGGGCCCGGCCGCCGGGCAGCTGGCCGTGGGGCTGGTGATTGAGCGCTTCAACGGCCGCGAGATCGGGAGCGTGGCCGACCTGCGCCGGGCCGTGGACGAGCTCCGCCCCGGCCAGGTGGTCTCGATCCTGGCGCGCCGCCCCGACGGCTCGCAGACGATCGTGAACTTCCGGGCCCGGAACTGA
- a CDS encoding YhjD/YihY/BrkB family envelope integrity protein, translated as MEPETRLDPRGGGDERPLGELLRSLGADAAALVRQEIALARAEVGRGARALAGSAGKIAAGAVAGSVGALVLVAALVAGLGELMGGRYWLAALLVGAALLAAGGLLVVGGARSARRASLAPGETLETLRETGDWARGEASGLRAALAAGGARGGGNGGVRRLAPGIRRERADHTPRTAPERDDGSPPLSLPLWKRVWTELKRDDIPGQAAKVAYYFFLSLPPLLMAAFGLAGMFGGDATADWLTRQLRGNLPGEASGLVQGFVDEVVRSEHPGLFSLGLLLALWSGSSVFAALEDALNAAYGITEKRGFAQKRLVTLGTLLAVGVLFTAGSAALLAGPALSRALGLGAAGELAWSVAQWPLAFALVVGAFWVIYYVLPNRDQRRCKGVLLKSAAVAAGLWVLATLAFRLYVGNFGSYSKTYGLLGAVIVLLLWMYYTSLVILLGGEISSEMERTA; from the coding sequence ATGGAGCCGGAGACCCGCCTCGACCCGCGCGGCGGCGGGGACGAGCGCCCGCTCGGCGAGCTGCTCCGCTCGCTCGGCGCCGACGCGGCCGCGCTGGTGCGCCAGGAGATCGCGCTGGCCCGCGCCGAGGTGGGCCGCGGCGCCCGCGCGCTGGCCGGGAGCGCGGGGAAGATCGCCGCCGGGGCCGTCGCCGGCTCCGTCGGCGCGCTGGTGCTGGTGGCGGCGCTGGTCGCCGGCCTGGGCGAGCTGATGGGAGGGCGCTACTGGCTCGCGGCGCTCCTGGTCGGCGCCGCGCTCCTGGCGGCCGGCGGCCTCCTGGTCGTGGGCGGCGCCAGGAGCGCCCGCCGGGCCTCGCTCGCGCCCGGGGAGACGCTGGAGACGCTGCGCGAGACGGGCGACTGGGCCCGGGGCGAGGCCTCCGGCCTGCGCGCCGCGCTCGCCGCCGGGGGAGCGCGGGGCGGCGGGAACGGCGGCGTCCGGCGCCTGGCGCCTGGCATCCGCCGGGAGCGTGCCGATCACACGCCTCGAACGGCCCCTGAGCGCGACGACGGATCGCCCCCGCTCTCGCTGCCGCTGTGGAAGCGGGTGTGGACGGAGCTCAAGCGCGACGACATCCCCGGCCAAGCCGCGAAGGTGGCCTACTACTTCTTCCTCTCCCTCCCGCCGCTGCTGATGGCCGCGTTCGGGTTGGCGGGGATGTTCGGCGGCGACGCCACGGCCGACTGGCTCACCCGGCAACTCCGCGGCAACCTCCCCGGCGAGGCGAGCGGCCTGGTGCAGGGCTTCGTGGACGAGGTGGTGCGCAGCGAGCACCCGGGCCTCTTCTCGCTGGGCCTGCTGCTGGCGCTCTGGTCGGGCTCCAGCGTGTTCGCCGCGTTGGAAGACGCGCTGAACGCCGCCTACGGGATCACGGAGAAGCGCGGCTTCGCGCAGAAGCGGCTGGTGACGCTGGGGACGCTGCTCGCCGTGGGCGTCCTCTTCACCGCCGGCAGCGCCGCGCTCCTGGCCGGGCCCGCCCTCTCCCGCGCGCTGGGGCTCGGCGCCGCCGGCGAGCTGGCGTGGAGCGTCGCGCAGTGGCCGCTGGCGTTCGCGCTGGTGGTGGGCGCGTTCTGGGTGATCTACTACGTGCTCCCCAACCGCGACCAGCGCCGCTGCAAGGGCGTGCTGCTGAAGAGCGCGGCCGTGGCCGCGGGGCTCTGGGTGCTGGCCACGCTCGCCTTCCGGCTCTACGTCGGCAACTTCGGCTCGTACAGCAAGACGTACGGCCTGCTGGGCGCCGTCATCGTGCTCCTGCTGTGGATGTACTACACCTCGCTGGTGATCCTCCTGGGCGGCGAGATCAGCTCCGAGATGGAGCGCACGGCGTGA